In one Musa acuminata AAA Group cultivar baxijiao chromosome BXJ2-5, Cavendish_Baxijiao_AAA, whole genome shotgun sequence genomic region, the following are encoded:
- the LOC135611583 gene encoding anthocyanin regulatory Lc protein-like codes for MAADPAIHEELLARHIRKQLAAIVTKMQWSYAFFWSASTTQPGVLEWYGGFYNGQIKTRKMIQPIELEADQMSLQRSEQLRELYESLSSGDSNQQMRRACDALSPEDLTDAEWYYLICMSFAFNIGQGLPGKAFADNQHIWLNGSQFANCKMFSRSLLAKSASIQTVVCIPIMDGVLELGTTDLILEDPAIIEKITSSLWELPNPICSEQSISGRRMAENDEDHLCPNLDNNIDDCLDLEDQNLIVDPQTQLGNGPTHIPFHLYAPIEQTEPVRCRVEELHTSIREELIVGSSDGSLNDGCSTQKVEDAFGVDGLNDISQTQSRQFIDDEFSNVLHGYLDSDGHEPMSFVNVQRVVSGTVGERKNNQIVDGVQQRSLSRIVPLDLDGDDSQSAKAVAVILQNSKHVKPVSSYPKISHKSSFAIWRIDMNPPKPFTSMSQKLLKKLLVDITWLHDGRLQRHQENGMQEKTCKPEGESDVRHVLSERRRREKLKEKFLVLRSLIPSISKVDKASVLGNTIDYLKDLKRRLLELESCQDSAELEIAESRKHPDVAKRSSDNYRNKEIVNGENSLAKKRKVSDVDRSNAEHLWISTKDRPIEVNVTLKDKEVLVEMHCPWRESLVFEIVESISNLHLDLLSVQSSTVDGMLSLAIKSKVWMHPTASLVDCFLLCFLVTDLLLVSTTV; via the exons ATGGCCGCAGATCCGGCGATTCACGAAGAATTGCTAGCGAGGCACATCAGGAAGCAGCTTGCTGCCATCGTTACGAAGATGCAGTGGAGTTATGCATTCTTTTGGTCTGCTTCCACGACGCAACCCGG TGTCTTGGAATGGTATGGTGGATTTTATAATGGTCAAATAAAAACAAGGAAGATGATTCAACCAATAGAACTTGAAGCTGACCAAATGAGCCTTCAGAGGAGCGAGCAACTGAGGGAATTGTATGAATCACTTTCATCGGGTGATAGCAATCAGCAGATGAGAAGGGCTTGTGATGCATTGTCTCCGGAGGATTTGACTGATGCAGAATGGTACTACTTGATTTGCATGTCCTTCGCATTCAATATAGGACAAGG ATTGCCAGGTAAAGCATTTGCAGACAATCAACACATCTGGTTGAACGGTTCTCAATTTGCAAATTGCAAGATGTTTTCACGCTCTCTTTTAGCAAAG AGTGCATCTATTCAG ACAGTGGTGTGCATCCCTATCATGGATGGTGTACTAGAGCTTGGAACAACTGATCTA ATTTTGGAGGATCCTGCCATCATAGAGAAGATCACAAGTTCTCTCTGGGAGCTACCAAATCCGATTTGCTCTGAGCAATCTATATCCGGTCGTCGAATGGCTGAGAACGACGAAGATCATTTATGCCCTAATCTTGATAATAACATAGATGACTGTCTCGACTTGGAGGACCAGAATCTGATCGTTGATCCTCAAACCCAATTGGGCAATGGTCCAACACACATTCCATTTCATTTGTATGCCCCTATCGAACAAACAGAACCAGTCCGATGCAGGGTCGAGGAGCTACATACAAGCATACGTGAAGAACTAATTGTAGGTTCTTCAGATGGCAGTTTAAATGATGGCTGCTCCACGCAAAAGGTAGAAGATGCATTTGGAGTTGATGGGCTAAATGACATATCTCAGACTCAGAGTAGGCAGTTTATAGATGATGAGTTCAGCAATGTCCTACATGGCTATTTGGATTCTGATGGGCATGAACCGATGTCTTTTGTTAATGTTCAGAGAGTTGTCTCTGGCACTGTGGGAGAAAGGAAAAACAACCAGATTGTTGACGGTGTTCAGCAGAGAAGCCTTAGCAGGATAGTTCCACTGGATCTTGATGGTGATGATTCACAGTCTGCAAAGGCAGTTGCTGTCATTTTACAGAATTCAAAACATGTAAAACCAGTTTCAAGCTACCCGAAGATTTCTCATAAATCCAGTTTTGCAATCTGGAGAATTGATATGAACCCACCAAAACCATTCACTAGCATGTCTCAGAAGCTGTTAAAGAAACTTCTAGTGGATATAACATGGTTGCATGACGGACGCCTGCAGAGGCATCAAGAAAATGGGATGCAGGAAAAAACTTGCAAGCCAGAGGGAGAGTCCGATGTACGTCATGTCTTAtcagagaggaggagaagagagaagttGAAGGAGAAATTTCTTGTTTTGAGATCACTTATTCCGTCTATCAGCAAG gTCGACAAGGCATCCGTCCTTGGTAACACCATAGATTATCTGAAAGATCTTAAGAGAAGACTGCTGGAGTTGGAATCCTGCCAGGATTCAGCGGAGCTTGAGATTGCGGAGAGCAGGAAGCATCCTGATGTAGCAAAGCGATCATCTGACAATTACAGGAACAAAGAGATCGTGAATGGCGAGAATTCTTTAGCAAAGAAGCGGAAAGTATCTGACGTCGATAGATCAAATGCCGAGCACCTCTGGATCTCGACCAAGGATAGACCAATCGAGGTAAACGTCACCTTGAAGGACAAAGAGGTTTTGGTAGAGATGCACTGTCCATGGAGGGAAAGCTTGGTGTTCGAGATAGTGGAATCTATAAGCAACCTCCATTTGGATCTGCTCTCGGTGCAATCTTCCACTGTCGATGGCATGCTTTCCCTGGCAATAAAATCCAAGGTTTGGATGCATCCAACAGCCTCACTGGTGGATTGCTTCCTGCTGTGTTTTCTAGTTACTGATTTGCTTTTGGTCTCCACTACAGTTTAG